From a region of the Acanthochromis polyacanthus isolate Apoly-LR-REF ecotype Palm Island chromosome 3, KAUST_Apoly_ChrSc, whole genome shotgun sequence genome:
- the LOC110970751 gene encoding centrosomal protein of 95 kDa-like isoform X4, with protein sequence MGTQEGERDWVDVANDLLSKCHLKLRLRILTDCNADVFIALYESILGEKVPDYIAAPCSQEDDVHNVQCVIDSLSLDYLQISLSHITGENVVRGDGESIKNLLEIFDGLLEYLNEEINEESQNGEELNDSLNEDENKEPTSCDTTEQEEAKLEGASLSSSVESAVPSSKQSLHSWNAEELGSASELIGLGVSARTFVDKQEGPADAVTTSGPVDHEEAPQTEPMHSAIALQPPNQSDTPHCPDISPHSPSQVPTAGFNMVHTEEEVTAVTTETSKVAETVVTNGVQSPALRPSPAASEKSLSRQQRARTEVEGETLEPTNGGPRRVLFRTQPDVLFLTLQEEMTPTTLSPPDTEEEDQDDEDLRLTQRLQDRRIGRRERTGHRNKTAQEDFEEPLSYRRQRNKKAEEELHHISENLSHRLEELDQMLKRVLGESGESSDVREEDKQSHHSDSIMECRRTPRQQTVSGTSYPESTLRTRSLSPSPPRVHPSLQGQLQDAMAEALSLDDGKQTNLTVSHHPRRGELHHRASHRKHSKHLVNKAYEEELKRYEDKERTELDKARLKAQEAEREYREAILGDVSEAPRVPPAKTKAQHRSQRHRQTTSAQRRLDAPRKAPSMKIKENELLPVLREELPHLHISSHALDRMWEQQMQQVDRLHATSFSHSQRRSKLSSQVEEAQRKHDLLVEIIRKEQDHNRRLRDFKDRIQQQKSTQNRLREQRQQIARAKKYHNDYHVQHRARLMRARTKEERMFRQLFEEGLEVQKVRLREQRAYAREQRLEHQRRHQDQIKSMENYYKDQVGPFAAALTETACLVNDKLQSFDVFPHCAFSVALPAQLEQLEDALFIHDEL encoded by the exons ATGGGAACccaggagggagagagag ACTGGGTCGATGTGGCAAATGATCTTCTCAGCAAGTGTCACCTGAAGTTAAGGCTGAGGATACTCACTGACTGTAATGCGGATGTTTTCATTGCTTTGTATGAGAGCATTTTGGGGGAGAAAGTTCCAG ATTATATTGCAGCACCATGCAGTCAAGAGGACGATGTCCATAATGTTCAGTGTGTGATTGATTCACTGTCTTTGGATTACCTTCAGATCAGCCTCTCGCACATTACAG GAGAAAATGTTGTCAGAGGGGATGGAGAGTCTATCAAGAACCTCCTGGAAATCTTCGACGGCCTCCTGGAATATCTTAACGAGGAGATAAATGAGGAATCACAGAATGGTG AAGAACTGAATGACAGTCTCAATGAAGATGAAAACAAGGAGCCCACAAGTTGTGACACCACAGAGCAGGAGGAGGCCAAGCTGGAGGGGGCATCCTTATCGTCCAGTGTAGA atcTGCTGTCCCGTCCAGCAAACAGTCCCTCCATTCCTGGAATGCTGAGGAGTTGGGATCAGCTAGTGAGCTCATTGGGCTGGGAGTCTCTGCACGAACATTTGTAGACAAACAAGAAG GACCAGCAGATGCAGTCACCACCTCTGGTCCTGTGGACCACGAAGAAGCTCCACAGACTGAGCCGATGCACTCAGCCATTGCTCTGCAGCCACCAAACCAGAGCGACACCCCCCACTGTCCTGACATCAGCCCACACTCACCCAGCCAAGTTCCCACAGCTGGTTTCAACATGGTTCACACTGAGGAGGAAGTAACTGCTGTCACTACAGAG ACCTCTAAGGTAGCTGAGACTGTTGTCACCAATGGAGTGCAGTCTCCTGCACTTCGCCCGTCACCTG CTGCGAGTGAGAAGTCTTTGTCCCGCCAACAAAGAGCCAGGACAGAAGTGGAGGGGGAGACACTAGAG CCAACGAATGGAGGCCCTAGGAGGGTTTTATTCCGCACACAGCCAGATGTGCTCTTCCTCACCCTGCAAGAGGAGATGACACCCACCACCCTTTCTCCACCAGACACAGAAGAGGAAGACCAAGATGATGAAGATCTGCGTTTGACACAAAGATTACAGGACAGAAGGATAGGTCGCAGAGAGAGGACGGGACACAG aaacaaaacagcacaagaaGACTTTGAAGAGCCTTTGTCTTATCGCAGACAGAGGAACAAGAAAGCAGAAGAGGAGTTGCATCACATATCTGAGAATCTCTCCCATCGACTAGAGGAACTTGATCAG ATGCTTAAACGAGTTCTGGGTGAAAGTGGAGAGTCCAGTGACGTCAGGGAAGAGGACAAGCAGTCCCACCACAGCGACAGCATCATGGAGTGCCGCCGGACTCCCAGACAACAAACGG TTTCAGGAACGTCCTATCCTGAATCCACCCTCCGGACACGCTCCTTGTCTCCCTCGCCTCCACGAGTCCATCCCTCCCTACAGGGACAGCTGCAGGACGCCATGGCAGAGGCCTTGAGTCTGGATGACGGGAAACAAACCAACCTCACAGTTTCTCATCATCCAAGGCGAGGAGAGCTCCACCACAGAGCGTCTCACAGAAAACATAGCAAG cATCTGGTGAACAAGGCCTATGAAGAGGAGTTGAAAAGATACGAAGACAAAGAACGAACAGAACTGGACAAAGCACGTCTCAAAGCACAGGAAGCT GAGCGGGAGTACAGAGAGGCCATACTGGGGGATGTTTCTGAAGCGCCCAGAGTGCCTCCAGCTAAAACAAAGGCTCAGCACAGGTCACAACGTCACAGACAAACCACATCAGCACAGAGACGGCTGGACGCCCCCAGGAAAGCTCCATCAA tgaaaataaaagagaacGAGCTCCTGCCTGTACTCCGGGAGGAGCTGCCTCACCTTCACATCTCCTCTCACGCCCTGGATCGGATGTGGGAGCAGCAGATGCAGCAGGTGGACAGACTCCACGCCACGTCATTCTCTCACAGCCAGCGCCGCAGCAAACTCTCCAGCCAG GTGGAGGAAGCCCAGAGGAAACATGACCTGCTGGTGGAGATCATCCGTAAAGAACAGGACCACAACAGGCGCCTG AGGGACTTCAAAGATcgaatccagcagcagaagtcGACACAGAACAGACTGAGGGAACAGAGGCAGCAGATAGCTCGCGCCAAGAAGTACCACAACGACTACCACGTTCAGCACCGTGCTCGGCTCATGAGGGCTCGCACCAAGGAGGAGAGG ATGTTTCGGCAGCTGTTTGAGGAGGGTTTGGAGGTGCAGAAGGTGCGCTTAAGAGAGCAGAGAGCCTACGCCAGAGAGCAGCGACTGGAGCATCAGAGACGACACCAAGATCAGATCAAGTCCATGGAGAACTACTACAAAGATCAA GTTGGTCCATTTGCTGCGGCTCTGACAGAAACAGCATGCCTGGTAAACGACAAGCTTCAGTCCTTTGACGTGTTTCCTCACTGCGCATTCTCCGTTGCACTGCCGGCACAACTTGAACAGCTGGAGGATGCACTCTTCATCCACGATGAACTCTGA
- the LOC110970751 gene encoding centrosomal protein of 95 kDa-like isoform X7 — protein sequence MGTQEGERDWVDVANDLLSKCHLKLRLRILTDCNADVFIALYESILGEKVPDYIAAPCSQEDDVHNVQCVIDSLSLDYLQISLSHITGENVVRGDGESIKNLLEIFDGLLEYLNEEINEESQNGEELNDSLNEDENKEPTSCDTTEQEEAKLEGASLSSSVESAVPSSKQSLHSWNAEELGSASELIGLGVSARTFVDKQEGPADAVTTSGPVDHEEAPQTEPMHSAIALQPPNQSDTPHCPDISPHSPSQVPTAGFNMVHTEEEVTAVTTETSKVAETVVTNGVQSPALRPSPAASEKSLSRQQRARTEVEGETLEPTNGGPRRVLFRTQPDVLFLTLQEEMTPTTLSPPDTEEEDQDDEDLRLTQRLQDRRIGRRERTGHRNKTAQEDFEEPLSYRRQRNKKAEEELHHISENLSHRLEELDQMLKRVLGESGESSDVREEDKQSHHSDSIMECRRTPRQQTVSGTSYPESTLRTRSLSPSPPRVHPSLQGQLQDAMAEALSLDDGKQTNLTVSHHPRRGELHHRASHRKHSKHLVNKAYEEELKRYEDKERTELDKARLKAQEAEREYREAILGDVSEAPRVPPAKTKAQHRSQRHRQTTSAQRRLDAPRKAPSMKIKENELLPVLREELPHLHISSHALDRMWEQQMQQVDRLHATSFSHSQRRSKLSSQVEEAQRKHDLLVEIIRKEQDHNRRLRDFKDRIQQQKSTQNRLREQRQQIARAKKYHNDYHVQHRARLMRARTKEERMFRQLFEEGLEVQKVRLREQRAYAREQRLEHQRRHQDQIKSMENYYKDQVKESNASGGQMDISHHQITFFFLFAKENFLATARACSFCQAYLFKQ from the exons ATGGGAACccaggagggagagagag ACTGGGTCGATGTGGCAAATGATCTTCTCAGCAAGTGTCACCTGAAGTTAAGGCTGAGGATACTCACTGACTGTAATGCGGATGTTTTCATTGCTTTGTATGAGAGCATTTTGGGGGAGAAAGTTCCAG ATTATATTGCAGCACCATGCAGTCAAGAGGACGATGTCCATAATGTTCAGTGTGTGATTGATTCACTGTCTTTGGATTACCTTCAGATCAGCCTCTCGCACATTACAG GAGAAAATGTTGTCAGAGGGGATGGAGAGTCTATCAAGAACCTCCTGGAAATCTTCGACGGCCTCCTGGAATATCTTAACGAGGAGATAAATGAGGAATCACAGAATGGTG AAGAACTGAATGACAGTCTCAATGAAGATGAAAACAAGGAGCCCACAAGTTGTGACACCACAGAGCAGGAGGAGGCCAAGCTGGAGGGGGCATCCTTATCGTCCAGTGTAGA atcTGCTGTCCCGTCCAGCAAACAGTCCCTCCATTCCTGGAATGCTGAGGAGTTGGGATCAGCTAGTGAGCTCATTGGGCTGGGAGTCTCTGCACGAACATTTGTAGACAAACAAGAAG GACCAGCAGATGCAGTCACCACCTCTGGTCCTGTGGACCACGAAGAAGCTCCACAGACTGAGCCGATGCACTCAGCCATTGCTCTGCAGCCACCAAACCAGAGCGACACCCCCCACTGTCCTGACATCAGCCCACACTCACCCAGCCAAGTTCCCACAGCTGGTTTCAACATGGTTCACACTGAGGAGGAAGTAACTGCTGTCACTACAGAG ACCTCTAAGGTAGCTGAGACTGTTGTCACCAATGGAGTGCAGTCTCCTGCACTTCGCCCGTCACCTG CTGCGAGTGAGAAGTCTTTGTCCCGCCAACAAAGAGCCAGGACAGAAGTGGAGGGGGAGACACTAGAG CCAACGAATGGAGGCCCTAGGAGGGTTTTATTCCGCACACAGCCAGATGTGCTCTTCCTCACCCTGCAAGAGGAGATGACACCCACCACCCTTTCTCCACCAGACACAGAAGAGGAAGACCAAGATGATGAAGATCTGCGTTTGACACAAAGATTACAGGACAGAAGGATAGGTCGCAGAGAGAGGACGGGACACAG aaacaaaacagcacaagaaGACTTTGAAGAGCCTTTGTCTTATCGCAGACAGAGGAACAAGAAAGCAGAAGAGGAGTTGCATCACATATCTGAGAATCTCTCCCATCGACTAGAGGAACTTGATCAG ATGCTTAAACGAGTTCTGGGTGAAAGTGGAGAGTCCAGTGACGTCAGGGAAGAGGACAAGCAGTCCCACCACAGCGACAGCATCATGGAGTGCCGCCGGACTCCCAGACAACAAACGG TTTCAGGAACGTCCTATCCTGAATCCACCCTCCGGACACGCTCCTTGTCTCCCTCGCCTCCACGAGTCCATCCCTCCCTACAGGGACAGCTGCAGGACGCCATGGCAGAGGCCTTGAGTCTGGATGACGGGAAACAAACCAACCTCACAGTTTCTCATCATCCAAGGCGAGGAGAGCTCCACCACAGAGCGTCTCACAGAAAACATAGCAAG cATCTGGTGAACAAGGCCTATGAAGAGGAGTTGAAAAGATACGAAGACAAAGAACGAACAGAACTGGACAAAGCACGTCTCAAAGCACAGGAAGCT GAGCGGGAGTACAGAGAGGCCATACTGGGGGATGTTTCTGAAGCGCCCAGAGTGCCTCCAGCTAAAACAAAGGCTCAGCACAGGTCACAACGTCACAGACAAACCACATCAGCACAGAGACGGCTGGACGCCCCCAGGAAAGCTCCATCAA tgaaaataaaagagaacGAGCTCCTGCCTGTACTCCGGGAGGAGCTGCCTCACCTTCACATCTCCTCTCACGCCCTGGATCGGATGTGGGAGCAGCAGATGCAGCAGGTGGACAGACTCCACGCCACGTCATTCTCTCACAGCCAGCGCCGCAGCAAACTCTCCAGCCAG GTGGAGGAAGCCCAGAGGAAACATGACCTGCTGGTGGAGATCATCCGTAAAGAACAGGACCACAACAGGCGCCTG AGGGACTTCAAAGATcgaatccagcagcagaagtcGACACAGAACAGACTGAGGGAACAGAGGCAGCAGATAGCTCGCGCCAAGAAGTACCACAACGACTACCACGTTCAGCACCGTGCTCGGCTCATGAGGGCTCGCACCAAGGAGGAGAGG ATGTTTCGGCAGCTGTTTGAGGAGGGTTTGGAGGTGCAGAAGGTGCGCTTAAGAGAGCAGAGAGCCTACGCCAGAGAGCAGCGACTGGAGCATCAGAGACGACACCAAGATCAGATCAAGTCCATGGAGAACTACTACAAAGATCAA GTCAAGGAAAGCAATGCCAGTGGAGGGCAGATGGACATCAGTCACCatcaaatcacttttttttttctttttgcaaaagAAAACTTCCTAGCCACTGCCAGAGCTTGTAGCTTTTGCCAggcttatttatttaaacagtaa
- the LOC110970751 gene encoding centrosomal protein of 95 kDa-like isoform X8, with translation MGTQEGERDWVDVANDLLSKCHLKLRLRILTDCNADVFIALYESILGEKVPDYIAAPCSQEDDVHNVQCVIDSLSLDYLQISLSHITGENVVRGDGESIKNLLEIFDGLLEYLNEEINEESQNGEELNDSLNEDENKEPTSCDTTEQEEAKLEGASLSSSVESAVPSSKQSLHSWNAEELGSASELIGLGVSARTFVDKQEGPADAVTTSGPVDHEEAPQTEPMHSAIALQPPNQSDTPHCPDISPHSPSQVPTAGFNMVHTEEEVTAVTTETSKVAETVVTNGVQSPALRPSPAASEKSLSRQQRARTEVEGETLEPTNGGPRRVLFRTQPDVLFLTLQEEMTPTTLSPPDTEEEDQDDEDLRLTQRLQDRRIGRRERTGHRNKTAQEDFEEPLSYRRQRNKKAEEELHHISENLSHRLEELDQMLKRVLGESGESSDVREEDKQSHHSDSIMECRRTPRQQTVSGTSYPESTLRTRSLSPSPPRVHPSLQGQLQDAMAEALSLDDGKQTNLTVSHHPRRGELHHRASHRKHSKHLVNKAYEEELKRYEDKERTELDKARLKAQEAEREYREAILGDVSEAPRVPPAKTKAQHRSQRHRQTTSAQRRLDAPRKAPSMKIKENELLPVLREELPHLHISSHALDRMWEQQMQQVDRLHATSFSHSQRRSKLSSQMFRQLFEEGLEVQKVRLREQRAYAREQRLEHQRRHQDQIKSMENYYKDQFSLLAEKLAQERQEIQVRKKAQEKALLKMKRELRSRMEREIGELQRIIIQNDEDDYFQDLEVQRLRNRVQMASFQYNTSYLH, from the exons ATGGGAACccaggagggagagagag ACTGGGTCGATGTGGCAAATGATCTTCTCAGCAAGTGTCACCTGAAGTTAAGGCTGAGGATACTCACTGACTGTAATGCGGATGTTTTCATTGCTTTGTATGAGAGCATTTTGGGGGAGAAAGTTCCAG ATTATATTGCAGCACCATGCAGTCAAGAGGACGATGTCCATAATGTTCAGTGTGTGATTGATTCACTGTCTTTGGATTACCTTCAGATCAGCCTCTCGCACATTACAG GAGAAAATGTTGTCAGAGGGGATGGAGAGTCTATCAAGAACCTCCTGGAAATCTTCGACGGCCTCCTGGAATATCTTAACGAGGAGATAAATGAGGAATCACAGAATGGTG AAGAACTGAATGACAGTCTCAATGAAGATGAAAACAAGGAGCCCACAAGTTGTGACACCACAGAGCAGGAGGAGGCCAAGCTGGAGGGGGCATCCTTATCGTCCAGTGTAGA atcTGCTGTCCCGTCCAGCAAACAGTCCCTCCATTCCTGGAATGCTGAGGAGTTGGGATCAGCTAGTGAGCTCATTGGGCTGGGAGTCTCTGCACGAACATTTGTAGACAAACAAGAAG GACCAGCAGATGCAGTCACCACCTCTGGTCCTGTGGACCACGAAGAAGCTCCACAGACTGAGCCGATGCACTCAGCCATTGCTCTGCAGCCACCAAACCAGAGCGACACCCCCCACTGTCCTGACATCAGCCCACACTCACCCAGCCAAGTTCCCACAGCTGGTTTCAACATGGTTCACACTGAGGAGGAAGTAACTGCTGTCACTACAGAG ACCTCTAAGGTAGCTGAGACTGTTGTCACCAATGGAGTGCAGTCTCCTGCACTTCGCCCGTCACCTG CTGCGAGTGAGAAGTCTTTGTCCCGCCAACAAAGAGCCAGGACAGAAGTGGAGGGGGAGACACTAGAG CCAACGAATGGAGGCCCTAGGAGGGTTTTATTCCGCACACAGCCAGATGTGCTCTTCCTCACCCTGCAAGAGGAGATGACACCCACCACCCTTTCTCCACCAGACACAGAAGAGGAAGACCAAGATGATGAAGATCTGCGTTTGACACAAAGATTACAGGACAGAAGGATAGGTCGCAGAGAGAGGACGGGACACAG aaacaaaacagcacaagaaGACTTTGAAGAGCCTTTGTCTTATCGCAGACAGAGGAACAAGAAAGCAGAAGAGGAGTTGCATCACATATCTGAGAATCTCTCCCATCGACTAGAGGAACTTGATCAG ATGCTTAAACGAGTTCTGGGTGAAAGTGGAGAGTCCAGTGACGTCAGGGAAGAGGACAAGCAGTCCCACCACAGCGACAGCATCATGGAGTGCCGCCGGACTCCCAGACAACAAACGG TTTCAGGAACGTCCTATCCTGAATCCACCCTCCGGACACGCTCCTTGTCTCCCTCGCCTCCACGAGTCCATCCCTCCCTACAGGGACAGCTGCAGGACGCCATGGCAGAGGCCTTGAGTCTGGATGACGGGAAACAAACCAACCTCACAGTTTCTCATCATCCAAGGCGAGGAGAGCTCCACCACAGAGCGTCTCACAGAAAACATAGCAAG cATCTGGTGAACAAGGCCTATGAAGAGGAGTTGAAAAGATACGAAGACAAAGAACGAACAGAACTGGACAAAGCACGTCTCAAAGCACAGGAAGCT GAGCGGGAGTACAGAGAGGCCATACTGGGGGATGTTTCTGAAGCGCCCAGAGTGCCTCCAGCTAAAACAAAGGCTCAGCACAGGTCACAACGTCACAGACAAACCACATCAGCACAGAGACGGCTGGACGCCCCCAGGAAAGCTCCATCAA tgaaaataaaagagaacGAGCTCCTGCCTGTACTCCGGGAGGAGCTGCCTCACCTTCACATCTCCTCTCACGCCCTGGATCGGATGTGGGAGCAGCAGATGCAGCAGGTGGACAGACTCCACGCCACGTCATTCTCTCACAGCCAGCGCCGCAGCAAACTCTCCAGCCAG ATGTTTCGGCAGCTGTTTGAGGAGGGTTTGGAGGTGCAGAAGGTGCGCTTAAGAGAGCAGAGAGCCTACGCCAGAGAGCAGCGACTGGAGCATCAGAGACGACACCAAGATCAGATCAAGTCCATGGAGAACTACTACAAAGATCAA ttTTCACTACTTGCTGAAAAACTTGCACAAGAGCGGCAGGAGATCCAGGTTCGGAAAAAAGCTCAAGAAAAG GCTCTTCTAAAGATGAAGCGAGAGCTGCGTTCCAGGATGGAGCGTGAGATCGGTGAACTGCAGAGGATTATCATCCAGAACGACGAGGACGACTACTTCCAGGATCTGGAGGTCCAGAGGCTGAGGAATCGGGTCCAGATGGCGTCCTTCCAGTACAACACTAGCTATCTGCACTGA
- the LOC110970751 gene encoding centrosomal protein of 95 kDa-like isoform X1: MGTQEGERDWVDVANDLLSKCHLKLRLRILTDCNADVFIALYESILGEKVPDYIAAPCSQEDDVHNVQCVIDSLSLDYLQISLSHITGENVVRGDGESIKNLLEIFDGLLEYLNEEINEESQNGEELNDSLNEDENKEPTSCDTTEQEEAKLEGASLSSSVESAVPSSKQSLHSWNAEELGSASELIGLGVSARTFVDKQEGPADAVTTSGPVDHEEAPQTEPMHSAIALQPPNQSDTPHCPDISPHSPSQVPTAGFNMVHTEEEVTAVTTETSKVAETVVTNGVQSPALRPSPAASEKSLSRQQRARTEVEGETLEPTNGGPRRVLFRTQPDVLFLTLQEEMTPTTLSPPDTEEEDQDDEDLRLTQRLQDRRIGRRERTGHRNKTAQEDFEEPLSYRRQRNKKAEEELHHISENLSHRLEELDQMLKRVLGESGESSDVREEDKQSHHSDSIMECRRTPRQQTVSGTSYPESTLRTRSLSPSPPRVHPSLQGQLQDAMAEALSLDDGKQTNLTVSHHPRRGELHHRASHRKHSKHLVNKAYEEELKRYEDKERTELDKARLKAQEAEREYREAILGDVSEAPRVPPAKTKAQHRSQRHRQTTSAQRRLDAPRKAPSMKIKENELLPVLREELPHLHISSHALDRMWEQQMQQVDRLHATSFSHSQRRSKLSSQVEEAQRKHDLLVEIIRKEQDHNRRLRDFKDRIQQQKSTQNRLREQRQQIARAKKYHNDYHVQHRARLMRARTKEERMFRQLFEEGLEVQKVRLREQRAYAREQRLEHQRRHQDQIKSMENYYKDQFSLLAEKLAQERQEIQVRKKAQEKALLKMKRELRSRMEREIGELQRIIIQNDEDDYFQDLEVQRLRNRVQMASFQYNTSYLH, translated from the exons ATGGGAACccaggagggagagagag ACTGGGTCGATGTGGCAAATGATCTTCTCAGCAAGTGTCACCTGAAGTTAAGGCTGAGGATACTCACTGACTGTAATGCGGATGTTTTCATTGCTTTGTATGAGAGCATTTTGGGGGAGAAAGTTCCAG ATTATATTGCAGCACCATGCAGTCAAGAGGACGATGTCCATAATGTTCAGTGTGTGATTGATTCACTGTCTTTGGATTACCTTCAGATCAGCCTCTCGCACATTACAG GAGAAAATGTTGTCAGAGGGGATGGAGAGTCTATCAAGAACCTCCTGGAAATCTTCGACGGCCTCCTGGAATATCTTAACGAGGAGATAAATGAGGAATCACAGAATGGTG AAGAACTGAATGACAGTCTCAATGAAGATGAAAACAAGGAGCCCACAAGTTGTGACACCACAGAGCAGGAGGAGGCCAAGCTGGAGGGGGCATCCTTATCGTCCAGTGTAGA atcTGCTGTCCCGTCCAGCAAACAGTCCCTCCATTCCTGGAATGCTGAGGAGTTGGGATCAGCTAGTGAGCTCATTGGGCTGGGAGTCTCTGCACGAACATTTGTAGACAAACAAGAAG GACCAGCAGATGCAGTCACCACCTCTGGTCCTGTGGACCACGAAGAAGCTCCACAGACTGAGCCGATGCACTCAGCCATTGCTCTGCAGCCACCAAACCAGAGCGACACCCCCCACTGTCCTGACATCAGCCCACACTCACCCAGCCAAGTTCCCACAGCTGGTTTCAACATGGTTCACACTGAGGAGGAAGTAACTGCTGTCACTACAGAG ACCTCTAAGGTAGCTGAGACTGTTGTCACCAATGGAGTGCAGTCTCCTGCACTTCGCCCGTCACCTG CTGCGAGTGAGAAGTCTTTGTCCCGCCAACAAAGAGCCAGGACAGAAGTGGAGGGGGAGACACTAGAG CCAACGAATGGAGGCCCTAGGAGGGTTTTATTCCGCACACAGCCAGATGTGCTCTTCCTCACCCTGCAAGAGGAGATGACACCCACCACCCTTTCTCCACCAGACACAGAAGAGGAAGACCAAGATGATGAAGATCTGCGTTTGACACAAAGATTACAGGACAGAAGGATAGGTCGCAGAGAGAGGACGGGACACAG aaacaaaacagcacaagaaGACTTTGAAGAGCCTTTGTCTTATCGCAGACAGAGGAACAAGAAAGCAGAAGAGGAGTTGCATCACATATCTGAGAATCTCTCCCATCGACTAGAGGAACTTGATCAG ATGCTTAAACGAGTTCTGGGTGAAAGTGGAGAGTCCAGTGACGTCAGGGAAGAGGACAAGCAGTCCCACCACAGCGACAGCATCATGGAGTGCCGCCGGACTCCCAGACAACAAACGG TTTCAGGAACGTCCTATCCTGAATCCACCCTCCGGACACGCTCCTTGTCTCCCTCGCCTCCACGAGTCCATCCCTCCCTACAGGGACAGCTGCAGGACGCCATGGCAGAGGCCTTGAGTCTGGATGACGGGAAACAAACCAACCTCACAGTTTCTCATCATCCAAGGCGAGGAGAGCTCCACCACAGAGCGTCTCACAGAAAACATAGCAAG cATCTGGTGAACAAGGCCTATGAAGAGGAGTTGAAAAGATACGAAGACAAAGAACGAACAGAACTGGACAAAGCACGTCTCAAAGCACAGGAAGCT GAGCGGGAGTACAGAGAGGCCATACTGGGGGATGTTTCTGAAGCGCCCAGAGTGCCTCCAGCTAAAACAAAGGCTCAGCACAGGTCACAACGTCACAGACAAACCACATCAGCACAGAGACGGCTGGACGCCCCCAGGAAAGCTCCATCAA tgaaaataaaagagaacGAGCTCCTGCCTGTACTCCGGGAGGAGCTGCCTCACCTTCACATCTCCTCTCACGCCCTGGATCGGATGTGGGAGCAGCAGATGCAGCAGGTGGACAGACTCCACGCCACGTCATTCTCTCACAGCCAGCGCCGCAGCAAACTCTCCAGCCAG GTGGAGGAAGCCCAGAGGAAACATGACCTGCTGGTGGAGATCATCCGTAAAGAACAGGACCACAACAGGCGCCTG AGGGACTTCAAAGATcgaatccagcagcagaagtcGACACAGAACAGACTGAGGGAACAGAGGCAGCAGATAGCTCGCGCCAAGAAGTACCACAACGACTACCACGTTCAGCACCGTGCTCGGCTCATGAGGGCTCGCACCAAGGAGGAGAGG ATGTTTCGGCAGCTGTTTGAGGAGGGTTTGGAGGTGCAGAAGGTGCGCTTAAGAGAGCAGAGAGCCTACGCCAGAGAGCAGCGACTGGAGCATCAGAGACGACACCAAGATCAGATCAAGTCCATGGAGAACTACTACAAAGATCAA ttTTCACTACTTGCTGAAAAACTTGCACAAGAGCGGCAGGAGATCCAGGTTCGGAAAAAAGCTCAAGAAAAG GCTCTTCTAAAGATGAAGCGAGAGCTGCGTTCCAGGATGGAGCGTGAGATCGGTGAACTGCAGAGGATTATCATCCAGAACGACGAGGACGACTACTTCCAGGATCTGGAGGTCCAGAGGCTGAGGAATCGGGTCCAGATGGCGTCCTTCCAGTACAACACTAGCTATCTGCACTGA